In the Sphingobacterium sp. PCS056 genome, TTTCAGTGTAAAGAGCAGCTATAGAAGAGGTGGAGGAGGCTTCTTTGCGTATACCTGGGCTTGTAAAATCCTGTGTAAAATCAGTATAGAAATAGTCTATCCCAAAGATGCTTTTTAACCGGTTGTTCCATGATTTTGTGAACTTTTCTTTCACATGGACAGCGATCTCTTGATGTGGCATACCCATGCTGTCTGCTTGTAGTTTTTCATTTAGATAACCGATACCCATACCTGATTGCAAGTCCCATCCGCCACCGAGATTTTGCTGGTAATCGGTATTGAAATAACTGTTGTATGCCCTCTTTTTGATCGCTATAGGATGAGTATAGTTGCTATTTTTCTGATATAAGCCCATATCTTCAAAATTGAACGAAGCATAGGAGCTGATAAATCCAGCTTTTAATTTTTGACGATAGATGAGTTCTCCAGAAGCGTTTTCATAGGGTTTAGTCCAATCAATGTTGGGTGTGATGATTTTACTGTAAGGCTTGAGGTTGGTGTAAGAAGTATTGAAAGTAAGGGATTTTGTTTTCCAGTTTTGTGTATTACTCAGACCTGCCCCAACAGAAGAGATGGAAATCTCAGTTTTGTTGGGTTCGATTTGATTCGCTGTATTGAGAATCAGTACACTGGAAAGGGCATTTCCATATTCAGCAGAGTAGCCTCCGGTAGAGAAATTGATCCCTTTAAAAAGAAACGGTGAGAATCTTCCTCTTACAGGAACATCATTGGGAGAAGACGTATAAGGCTGCGGTACTCGAATACCATTGATGTAGGTCTGTGTCTCTGCTGCACTTCCCCCATGAACCATCAATCTTCCATTTTCTCCTGCTACCTGTGCGCCGGGAAGTGTCGCTAATGCTCCAAAAATATTACCCATACTCCCTGCCGTAGTGACAATATCCAACGGGGTCATCACGGTGTTTTTGCCCTTATCTCCAGCCTGCAATAGACCCGCTTGGATAACCACTTCATCCAATTGCTTTGCTTGCTCTTGGAGTTGTATCTGCAGGGGCTTGTTTTGCGCGAGATCGAAGGGTATCGATTTAGATTCACGGCCTATTGCAGTAATTTTTAAAAGTTGATTTCCAACTTCGTACGTCATAAATGAAAAATTACCGAGGGAGTCTGTTGTGCCTCCATCATATGTCCCTACAATGAAAATATTGGCGTACTGCACCGCCTTTTTATTGCCGTCTGTGACGTTTCCATTGATTTTTATTTGACCGGAGACTTTTATAGAACAAAATAGGATGATGGATAGGATGTACTTCATGTTTTTTCTAATTTGACCTGAAAATGTGAAGCTTTAGCCAGCGGAACAAATAAGATTGGATCAGTTGTTGGATTATGGTGATGAGCTGTTTATTGGTGGATATGAACGGAATTTGGTCAGATTGTCATGTTAATTGTATTCACTAAAACTGGTTGTACTTATTTGACTGGTTTTTTTTATTTTTTTGTTTGATATAAAAAAAATCTAAGTTACATTTGAATATAGACATGACTTTGTAGCTCAGCTGGTAGAGCAATTGACTCTTAATCAATGGGTCGAGGGTTCGAGCCCCTCCGAGGTCACTTGATATAGAAAAGCTTTTCCATTTGGAGAAGCTTTTTTTATAGGACATAATTGAAGGAATCAAACCTGAAAACAAACATAAAGGTTTTTGCATTTTGCTAGAAGACTATAGGTTTGGTTGAATCTGATCATTGTAGTACTCGTCCAAGACACTTTTATAAATTTTTATTAAATTTATAATTTTAAATCAAACCTACAACTTTCTTAATTAAGTATGAAGAAGCTAATCTGTTTTACATTACTATTTATTTTGGTATGTTCCACTTATGCTCAAAACCAAGTCAAAGAAGAGTCTATCCGCTTATTTTTTAATGAACTCAAGGCAGCATCAGATGGAGCGAAACAATTATGGAATCAAGATCTGTACGGTCCTACCCTATTGATTGATCCCAGTACCCGAAAAATATATGCAAATGAATCGGATAACATGGGCACTCTAGCGCCCAAGGACAGTATTTATATTGGAATCCTACCTCAGGATGTAAATTTTTCCAACACGGCATTGGACTGGAACGGTAAACGTTGGGCGATGATCATGCTGCCTTTGCCAGAAAATAGAGACGACCGTATCAATCTGCTTGCTCATGAGTCGTTTCATCGGATACAGCCTGATCTGGGATTTGCACTGCACAATGCAGATAATAAGCATCTTGATGAGATGGAAGGAAGGATAAGCCTTCGACTTGAAATGGAGGCTTTGAAAAAGGCACTTCGTTCATCAGATCAAGATGAAATACGAAAACACTTGACCAATGCTCTGATTTTTAGGAAATATCGTTACAAACAATTTGCAGAAGGTGCAGTAAATGAAAATCTGCTTGAGATGAATGAGGGAATTGCGGAGTATACAGGAATAATTGTGACCAGTAGACAGGATGAACAAACAAAATCCTATTTAATTAATGGTATGGAGCGTTTACTGAAAAACCGAACTTTTGTGCGCTCATTTGCCTATCAAACTATTCCTTCTTATGGCTACATACTTTATAAAAAGGATCATGAATGGAATAAGCAGATTAACGCTAATACAGATTTAACAGCCTTTTTTATCAAAAAATTCGAACTTAAAATCCCAAATCCAACACAACAGATTTTCAAAAAATTAGCAACAGCTTATAATGGGAAGATCATCTTTGAAGAAGAGACAACTAGAGACATCGAAAACAAGCGAGTAGTAAAAGCGTACAAAGAAAAATTTGTCGAATCGCCTCATTTTGAAATAAAGTTTGAAAGTATGAATTACTCTTTTGACCCCAGGACCATTATTCCTATTGGAGCATATGGGACTTACTATCCTACAACTCGAATCACAGATAATTGGGGTATCCTTACTGTTGAAAAAGGAGGATTGATCAGTGCTGACTGGGGAAAAATTTCACTTTCTATTCCAATTTCGATTGATAAGAATCTAATAAAAGGAGATGGATGGATGCTTGAACTCCATGATCAATATACTGTTGAGGCGGATGAACAAAAAAGAAATTATTATCTGAAAAAAAACGTCCAAAAATAAGTTTTAAGATCCATTTTAATTCAGCATGTACCATTTCAAATGAAACACTTACCTATTGATTCGTATGATACAATCAAAAGTATGGGGTCAAAAATTGTATCCTGAATCGTTTTTTAAGTAATTTTTTCCGCTTCTTCTATTTTTCGGTAAGTAGATCGCTGTAGGTGGTACAAAAATTTTAAAATGATATGTTGTTTTTGTGACTCAAGAAAAACGTTTTTAGATATTAATTGTTCTGATGATATTGATTAATGTTTATACTTCGTATTTTAGCTACATGAATATAAAAAGATTGACCATCATTTTTATTGGATTATTATCATGTTTTGGAGTATTTGCGCAAAATAACCCATTACCAGCGCATAATAATTGGATATTTGGACCATCGGTAGGTTATCAGTACCAAAGTGGAAGTTTCTTGAAGGCATCTGCTTGGGGATTATTTGCACCGAATGAGACACAATATATGAAAATTGATGCAGGTGCAAATTTTACTTGGATGGGAGGAAAGACAACCGTTATCCCTGAATTGGGATTTACTTATTATGTCAATGACTTTATCTTACTCCCTTTTGTAAAAGCTGAATTGACACCCTATACGGTAACTCCGAAGGTTGGAATCAGCATTTTCTCTCTGCTTGACTTTGGTGTAGGCTATGGTTTTGATTATAATACAAAAAAAGATTTTAAGCAGATTAAAGGTGTCAATTTATCTTTAGGTGTCAATATTCCCTTAAACTTTCATCTTTATTAGGCTTGATTATGAAGAATTTTGTCATTAAAGTAATTTGTATTGCTTTATTCAGTATTGGCCTGCAGGCAAGGGCACAGGAGACTTTATATGGTCCTACGTTGAGTTACCAATACCAAAAAGGAAGTGCTATAAAAACAGGAGGTTATTTTGCTTTTGCCTTTTTAGGTGAAAATATTTTGAAAACAGATGTAACGGCTAATTTCACCTGGACCCAAAGTAAGTTTGCTGTAATTCCCGAACTAGCTTTTTCCTTCTATCCCCAATCTTGGGTCGTTGCACCCTTTGTGCGAACAGAAATCACTCCGTATACCATAACTCCAAAGGTGGGGATTTCGTTGGCGACTATTTTAGATCTGGATTTTGGATATGGATTTGCTACGGCTGATAAGCAAGACTACCGTCCAATAAAGGGATTTACAGCTTCTCTACGTTTTAACATTCCACTCAACTACAAACTCAATATGTAGTTTTCCGTTTATCCACGATGACGGATAAACTTGTCATGATCGCGATCAATATGCTGAGCGATTTGTATTTTAAAGTGAGCGATTAAATAATGAAAGATTTTAGAAATCTGCACCAATCGACCGGTCGGCTGATTCACCATCATCAAAAAGATTATCTTTTTTTTGGAGGGACAGCATATTTAGGGTTGTTGGTCAATGAAGCCTATATTGATATGTATAAGGAGGGCTTATCCAGATACGGATTAAATAACGGAACCTCTCGTAATAACAACATACAACTTGATATTTTTGATGTAGCGGAACATCGTGCAGCGAGTCGATTTGGTTTTGAGGCTGCCCTTTTGGTATCCAGTGGTTATTTGGCAGCGCAGTTGGCCGTAAAATCTCTTTCCTCTGTAGGAAAACTTATTTATGCACCCCATACTCATCCTGCACTGTGGCTAGATACAAATCCGCAAGTGGTGGGAAATATGGATTCTTGGCTTATTCAAACGGTACAACAGATCAATAATGCAGTTGATGATCAACAATTTGTGATTGTTAGTAACTCCATGGATAATTTGACTCCAGAACATTATGATTTCAGCCCTTTGTTGACAATAAATCCCGATAAAAAAGTGATTTTGTTAGTCGACGACTCACACGGAATTGGGGTGGTGCGTGCCAACAGAACTTCTACTGATCTATCTATATTTGAGGGTTCGGCCATTGAGGTTGTGGTTGTTGCTTCATTGGCAAAGGGTTTGGGTACGGACGCAGGAATGATTTTGTCGTCCAATAAATGGATGCAAAGATTTCGGAAATCACCCTTTTTTACTGGGGCCTCCCCTGCTTCTCCTGCTTCGATGTATGCATTTACGCATTCGCAAGATATTTACATGGACGCATTCGAAAAACTGCATCAGAATATAGATTTTTTTGCCAATTTAATAGGCGATCGTCTGAGCCATATCCCTAATTTTGCTGTTTTTAGCTCTACTGAACCTGAGTTATATGAAAAATTGGTGCAAAATGGATTTCTGATCTCTAGTTTTCCATATCCTTTGGAAACAGACCCTCCTTTGAATAGAATTGTCTTAAGCAGCTTACATCAGGAGGAAGATTTGAAAAAATTAGCCCAGATAATATGTGCTTAAAAATAAAGTCATCGGCTTATCATTTGTTTCACGTGGAATGATAAAAATAAAATTAAAGGTTTGATATTCAGTAATAAAGTGTATTTTTGTGATTCTTTGAAAAATGAGTTTAGCGATGTAAAATGGCTAAGCTGTTGTAAATGATCTCCTTTAGAATAATTTTAAAATAAAAAAAATGGTTAAATTATTTCCAAACGTCATTTTAAAGAGATACTTTTGCAACCCCAAAGTACATTGGGTTAAAGGTTGAGAAATAAATAATTACAGTAAAATTGATATGACTAAAGCAGAAATTATTGCAGAAATCTCTAACAAAACTGGCTTAGAGAAGGTAGATGTTCAAGAAACCGTAGAGGCATTCTTCAAAGTGGTTAAAAACGCAATGGTGGGTGGAGAAAATGTATACGTAAGAGGTTTTGGTAGCTTTGTTGTTAAAAAAAGAGCTGAAAAAACTGCTAGAAACATTTCTAAAAATACAGCGATCATCATCCCTGAACATTTCGTTCCTAGCTTCAAACCAGCAAAAGTATTTGTTGAGAAAGTAAAAAACGGCAATAAATAATCTTAAAAACAGATTAAAATGGCAAAAACCAAACAGATTATAGTAGTAGGCGTGGTTGCAGCATTAGTTGCGGTACTATTTGCACAACCTATCAAAGGTTTGGTAAACGAGAAGGAGGAATCTGCTGAAAAACAGCAACCTTCTTCTGAAATCAATTTGGAGAACATATCGTTAATGACAAAACAAGGATTAGATGCAAATTTAATCAAAGATATTTCCGATATTGAGACCCAAATTACAAAGTCATCTGGAGAAGAGAAAGTTTCTTTACTTCAAAAGTTGGCCGTAAAGTGGGACGATCTGGCTAAACCGGCACCTCAAGGGTTCATTTACGAAGAAATGGCTAAAATTTCTCCGAAATATGAATACTGGTTGAAAGCAGGGAATTCATATCGTACTGCTTACACAAATTTACAAGACTCTACTTTAGCTCAAGCTTTGACGCAAAATGCAATTCGTTCATACGAAGCTGCTTTG is a window encoding:
- a CDS encoding TonB-dependent receptor translates to MKYILSIILFCSIKVSGQIKINGNVTDGNKKAVQYANIFIVGTYDGGTTDSLGNFSFMTYEVGNQLLKITAIGRESKSIPFDLAQNKPLQIQLQEQAKQLDEVVIQAGLLQAGDKGKNTVMTPLDIVTTAGSMGNIFGALATLPGAQVAGENGRLMVHGGSAAETQTYINGIRVPQPYTSSPNDVPVRGRFSPFLFKGINFSTGGYSAEYGNALSSVLILNTANQIEPNKTEISISSVGAGLSNTQNWKTKSLTFNTSYTNLKPYSKIITPNIDWTKPYENASGELIYRQKLKAGFISSYASFNFEDMGLYQKNSNYTHPIAIKKRAYNSYFNTDYQQNLGGGWDLQSGMGIGYLNEKLQADSMGMPHQEIAVHVKEKFTKSWNNRLKSIFGIDYFYTDFTQDFTSPGIRKEASSTSSIAALYTETTYAMNNNLIAKLGIRGTSSTAEPFLLEPRFSLGYLIDPYNQLSFAYGDFHQQGPQEMLIYDKQIKWQQAHHYILNYYYEKKGRTVRVEAYRKTYDHLIKYDTPRINSSSIFTNTGTGYAQGMDLFFRDNRSIKNLQYWISYAYTDSKRNETDAPFSVTPSYVFKHTLSVVAKYWINALHSQVSLTNNYLSGRSYHDPNLPSYTQRKTDAYNTLSASWSYLISQQKIIHLSVNNLLGSSPIYGYQYADQPNQQGIYNRIAITPSTKRFVFVGFFWTLSSNKKENQLDNL
- a CDS encoding aminotransferase class I/II-fold pyridoxal phosphate-dependent enzyme, coding for MKDFRNLHQSTGRLIHHHQKDYLFFGGTAYLGLLVNEAYIDMYKEGLSRYGLNNGTSRNNNIQLDIFDVAEHRAASRFGFEAALLVSSGYLAAQLAVKSLSSVGKLIYAPHTHPALWLDTNPQVVGNMDSWLIQTVQQINNAVDDQQFVIVSNSMDNLTPEHYDFSPLLTINPDKKVILLVDDSHGIGVVRANRTSTDLSIFEGSAIEVVVVASLAKGLGTDAGMILSSNKWMQRFRKSPFFTGASPASPASMYAFTHSQDIYMDAFEKLHQNIDFFANLIGDRLSHIPNFAVFSSTEPELYEKLVQNGFLISSFPYPLETDPPLNRIVLSSLHQEEDLKKLAQIICA
- a CDS encoding HU family DNA-binding protein; translation: MTKAEIIAEISNKTGLEKVDVQETVEAFFKVVKNAMVGGENVYVRGFGSFVVKKRAEKTARNISKNTAIIIPEHFVPSFKPAKVFVEKVKNGNK
- a CDS encoding tetratricopeptide repeat protein, which encodes MAKTKQIIVVGVVAALVAVLFAQPIKGLVNEKEESAEKQQPSSEINLENISLMTKQGLDANLIKDISDIETQITKSSGEEKVSLLQKLAVKWDDLAKPAPQGFIYEEMAKISPKYEYWLKAGNSYRTAYTNLQDSTLAQALTQNAIRSYEAALKLNAASLEAKTGLGAAMVSGTNNPMAGIALLREVVQADPKNVEANKTLGLFSLQSRQFDKAIDRFKTVIELKPDAESYFYLATGYENIGMKSEAVAAFKQSKQLAADPSLSQFIDRKIAELSK